The Kiritimatiellia bacterium genome window below encodes:
- a CDS encoding ACT domain-containing protein — MKVKQLSIFMENRAGRLAEIMQSLGDAGINIRALSLADTSDFGILRLIVSQVDKAMDVLRAAGHTVSLTEVVAVEVPDRPGGLASVLTPLRQAGVNVEYMYAFVEKATDKAVVIFRFEDIEAALKVLAKAGISVLPAETVYSL, encoded by the coding sequence ATGAAAGTCAAGCAACTGTCCATTTTCATGGAGAACCGGGCCGGCCGGCTGGCCGAAATCATGCAGTCGTTGGGCGACGCCGGGATCAACATCCGGGCGCTGTCCCTCGCGGACACTTCGGACTTCGGCATCCTTCGCCTGATCGTCAGCCAGGTGGACAAGGCGATGGACGTCCTGCGCGCCGCCGGGCATACCGTTTCCCTGACGGAAGTGGTCGCCGTCGAGGTGCCGGACCGGCCGGGCGGGCTCGCCAGCGTGCTGACACCCCTGCGCCAGGCCGGCGTGAACGTCGAGTACATGTACGCCTTCGTGGAGAAGGCGACGGACAAGGCCGTCGTCATCTTCCGGTTCGAGGACATCGAGGCCGCCCTGAAGGTGCTGGCGAAGGCCGGCATCTCCGTCCTGCCCGCGGAGACGGTGTACAGCTTGTGA
- a CDS encoding phenylacetate--CoA ligase, whose amino-acid sequence MIPSAIWDPEFECMHVDALRELQLERLRKVVRRVWNHVPYYRQKMQVVGVTPSDIKTLEDIRKLPFTTKDDLRLCFPYEAFAVPLDKVVRIHASSGTTGKSTVVGYTRRDLETWSNVVARFLVAGGLTSKDVVHIAFSYGLFTGGFGLHYGAERVGASVIPVAAGRSERQIQIMKDFGSTALVCTPSYAVYLGEIMHGMGVKPSDLKLRVGFFGAEAWSNRMREEIQTKLGLFATDNYGLSEIIGPGVAGECVHQNGMHISEDHFYPERIDPDTCEPVDPGRRGELVLTTLTKEAIPLIRYRTRDICTLMPGACPCGRTGARMSKITGRSDDMLIIRGANVYPSQVEEVLLDVKGTLPHYQLVISREGALDRLEVRVEVSEEFFADEMKKLHELDRQIEHKLENVLGIRASVKLVEPRTIERSEGKAKRVLDLRPKE is encoded by the coding sequence ATGATACCTTCCGCCATCTGGGATCCCGAATTCGAATGCATGCATGTCGACGCCCTGCGCGAGCTCCAGTTGGAGCGCCTGCGCAAGGTCGTCCGGCGCGTCTGGAACCACGTGCCGTACTACCGGCAGAAGATGCAGGTCGTCGGCGTGACGCCGTCGGACATCAAGACGCTCGAGGACATCCGCAAGCTGCCCTTCACGACGAAGGACGACTTGCGCCTGTGTTTCCCCTACGAGGCCTTCGCCGTGCCGCTGGACAAGGTGGTGCGCATTCACGCCTCGTCCGGCACGACGGGCAAGTCCACCGTGGTCGGTTATACCCGCCGGGACCTGGAGACGTGGAGCAACGTGGTCGCGCGGTTCCTTGTGGCCGGTGGCCTGACCTCGAAGGATGTCGTGCACATCGCGTTCTCCTACGGCCTGTTCACCGGCGGCTTCGGCCTGCACTACGGCGCGGAGCGGGTCGGCGCCTCGGTGATCCCCGTCGCGGCGGGCCGCAGCGAACGGCAGATACAGATCATGAAGGACTTCGGCTCCACGGCGCTGGTGTGCACGCCGTCCTACGCGGTCTATCTTGGCGAGATCATGCACGGCATGGGCGTGAAGCCGTCGGACCTCAAGCTGCGCGTCGGGTTCTTCGGCGCGGAGGCCTGGTCCAACCGGATGCGCGAAGAAATCCAGACCAAGCTGGGGCTTTTCGCCACGGACAACTACGGCTTGAGCGAAATCATCGGCCCCGGCGTCGCGGGCGAGTGCGTCCACCAGAACGGCATGCACATCTCCGAGGATCACTTCTACCCGGAGCGCATCGATCCCGACACGTGCGAGCCCGTGGACCCGGGCCGGCGCGGCGAACTGGTACTCACGACGCTGACCAAGGAGGCCATCCCGCTGATCCGCTACCGGACGCGCGACATCTGCACGCTGATGCCGGGGGCGTGCCCGTGCGGCCGCACCGGCGCGCGCATGTCGAAGATCACGGGGCGTTCGGACGACATGCTCATCATCCGCGGCGCGAACGTCTATCCTTCCCAGGTCGAGGAAGTCCTGCTCGACGTCAAGGGCACGCTGCCGCATTACCAGCTCGTGATCTCCCGCGAGGGCGCGCTGGACCGGCTGGAGGTCCGCGTGGAGGTCTCGGAGGAGTTCTTTGCCGACGAGATGAAGAAGCTCCACGAACTCGACCGCCAGATCGAGCACAAGCTGGAGAACGTGCTCGGCATCCGGGCCAGCGTCAAGCTGGTCGAACCCCGCACCATCGAGCGCTCCGAGGGCAAGGCCAAGCGCGTCCTGGACCTGCGGCCGAAGGAGTGA